Proteins encoded by one window of Xanthomonas sp. DAR 80977:
- a CDS encoding PAS domain S-box protein, whose product MQPQLDLSPTSASSGMRLAQRLDRGIWRTALLYLLAGLLWSLGSDLLLAQFVDNTRTLAVLQLVNDAAFLLLTAIALYCLLRPLVRGAVQVHAQLALSEAGYRQMFQANPSPMLVYDPETLRVMDVNPAAVAFFGWPHDAFIGLELGRLWPPSAAERMNDVIQAIRETPSKVCVVAEPLRLRDGSLRMAEARSTSLDYRGRNARLVVISDRSAEHEAQQRRDQALLRLEEAQAIARLGSWQLDPASGLGRYSDQVYRMLGRRVPEQPRLHRLEELLVPADLASQARIQRMLEDLCGAAPLQLDMLLPVLAADGQARMLHLRAESASDDDGAACVRGTLQDVTEHERSRRLLHEREEQFRELVRVLPDGVAILHQEHVLYANAACAGQFGYDGENLLGEPLQGLVYPGDLQQVREQMRDAGHKGERGAAARMRRRDGSSFHAGLSFGKVRYSGRDCQLLIVRDLSEPERMRDALALSNRELQAMARRLFSLQEDERRAISRDLHDDIGQAITAMKLSAHAALDEADAERRREDLNEIVQLADSSITKLRNLSTLLRPPQLDALGLEAALRWQAGMLFRASPVRLQLDIAALPARPSGEVEQACFRIAQESLTNVLRHACAGEVRMALSDEQHRQLRLEVVDDGDGFDPAGPRGLGLIVMRERAQSAGGTLQIDTAPGAGTRVTLCLPYTTAATPPHPTGP is encoded by the coding sequence TGGCGCAATTCGTAGACAATACGCGCACCCTGGCCGTGCTGCAGTTGGTCAACGATGCCGCGTTCCTGCTGCTGACCGCCATCGCCCTGTATTGCCTGCTGCGCCCGCTGGTGCGCGGCGCGGTGCAGGTGCATGCGCAACTGGCGCTGTCCGAGGCCGGCTACCGGCAGATGTTCCAGGCCAATCCCAGTCCGATGCTGGTCTACGACCCGGAAACGCTGCGGGTGATGGACGTCAATCCGGCCGCGGTCGCCTTCTTCGGCTGGCCGCACGACGCCTTCATCGGGCTGGAGCTGGGCCGGCTGTGGCCACCGAGCGCCGCCGAGCGCATGAACGACGTGATCCAGGCGATCCGCGAGACGCCGTCCAAGGTCTGCGTGGTGGCCGAACCGCTGCGCCTGCGCGACGGCAGCCTGCGCATGGCCGAGGCGCGCAGCACCAGCCTGGACTATCGCGGCCGCAACGCGCGGCTGGTGGTGATCAGCGACCGCAGCGCCGAACACGAGGCGCAGCAGCGCCGCGACCAGGCGCTGCTGCGGCTGGAGGAGGCACAGGCGATCGCCCGTCTCGGTTCCTGGCAACTGGACCCGGCCAGCGGCCTGGGCCGCTATTCCGACCAGGTCTACCGGATGCTGGGCCGGCGCGTGCCGGAGCAGCCGCGCCTGCATCGCCTGGAAGAACTGCTGGTGCCCGCCGACCTGGCCTCGCAGGCGCGCATCCAGCGCATGCTCGAGGACCTGTGCGGCGCGGCGCCGCTGCAGCTGGACATGCTGCTGCCGGTGCTGGCCGCCGACGGCCAGGCGCGCATGCTGCACCTGCGCGCCGAATCGGCCAGCGACGACGACGGCGCGGCCTGCGTGCGCGGCACCCTGCAGGACGTGACCGAACACGAGCGCTCGCGGCGCCTGCTGCACGAGCGCGAGGAACAGTTCCGCGAACTGGTGCGGGTGCTGCCCGACGGGGTGGCGATCCTGCACCAGGAACACGTGCTGTACGCCAACGCGGCCTGCGCCGGCCAGTTCGGCTACGACGGCGAGAACCTGCTCGGCGAGCCGCTGCAGGGCCTGGTCTACCCCGGCGATCTGCAGCAGGTGCGCGAACAGATGCGCGATGCCGGCCACAAGGGCGAGCGCGGCGCCGCGGCGCGCATGCGCCGCCGCGACGGCTCCTCGTTCCACGCCGGGCTGTCGTTCGGCAAGGTGCGCTACAGCGGCCGCGACTGCCAGCTGCTGATCGTGCGCGACCTCAGCGAGCCCGAGCGCATGCGCGACGCGCTGGCGCTGAGCAACCGCGAACTGCAGGCGATGGCGCGGCGGCTGTTCTCGCTGCAGGAGGACGAGCGCCGCGCGATCTCGCGCGACCTGCACGACGACATCGGCCAGGCGATCACCGCGATGAAGCTGTCCGCGCACGCGGCGCTGGACGAGGCCGATGCCGAGCGCCGCCGCGAAGACCTCAACGAGATCGTGCAGCTGGCCGACAGCAGCATCACCAAGCTGCGCAACCTGTCCACCCTGCTGCGCCCGCCGCAGTTGGACGCGCTGGGCCTGGAGGCGGCGCTGCGCTGGCAGGCCGGCATGCTGTTCCGCGCCTCGCCGGTGCGCCTGCAACTGGACATCGCCGCCCTGCCCGCGCGGCCCAGCGGCGAGGTCGAGCAGGCCTGCTTCCGCATCGCCCAGGAAAGCCTGACCAACGTGCTGCGGCATGCCTGCGCCGGCGAAGTGCGCATGGCGCTGAGCGACGAACAGCACCGCCAGCTGCGCCTGGAGGTGGTCGACGACGGCGACGGTTTCGATCCGGCCGGGCCGCGCGGACTGGGCCTGATCGTGATGCGCGAGCGCGCGCAGAGCGCAGGCGGTACCCTGCAGATCGACACCGCGCCCGGCGCCGGGACGCGGGTGACGCTGTGCCTGCCCTACACCACGGCGGCGACGCCCCCGCACCCGACTGGACCCTGA
- a CDS encoding ATP-binding protein: MNFADPDTTDTVPLPSRKSLLALSELIDEGLVLFRADGRLLLANAAARGHLCDTDTIDDRALGERLAQWLPSDALSQARSSGRWSGSLPTEAHVVLAHLYFHADGADGHYLVLIQGIEGQQDYEQELQQRHAELRQAYLRLNGAQEKLLQSEKMASIGQLAAGVAHEINNPIGYVHSNLGSLQEYLRSLFTLIEAYERALRAPDPKALIPEIDDIRNRFDIDFISRDLPQLMAESREGIERVTRIVRDLKDFSYSGREESWKLVDLHSGLESTINIIWNELKYKVTLDRHYGNLPLVECLPSELNQVYMNLLLNAGQAIGERGTIVVSTGQDGEEVWIEFKDSGAGIPADLLQRIFDPFFTTKPVGSGTGLGLSISYGIINKHHGRIDVISSVGEGSSFRIVIPVRQPK; encoded by the coding sequence GTGAATTTCGCCGATCCCGATACCACCGATACGGTGCCGTTGCCTTCGCGCAAAAGCCTGCTCGCGCTGAGCGAGCTGATCGACGAAGGACTGGTGCTGTTCCGCGCCGACGGCCGCCTGCTGCTGGCCAATGCCGCCGCGCGCGGCCACCTGTGCGATACCGACACCATCGACGATCGCGCCCTGGGCGAACGCCTGGCGCAATGGTTGCCCAGCGACGCGCTGTCGCAGGCGCGCAGCAGCGGCCGCTGGAGCGGCAGCCTGCCGACCGAAGCGCACGTGGTGCTGGCGCACCTGTATTTCCATGCCGACGGCGCGGACGGCCACTACCTGGTGCTGATCCAGGGCATCGAAGGCCAGCAGGACTACGAACAGGAACTGCAGCAGCGCCACGCCGAGCTGCGCCAGGCCTATCTGCGCCTCAACGGCGCGCAGGAAAAACTGCTGCAGTCGGAGAAGATGGCCTCCATCGGCCAGCTCGCCGCCGGCGTCGCGCACGAGATCAACAACCCGATCGGCTACGTGCATTCCAACCTGGGCAGCCTGCAGGAATACCTGCGCAGCCTGTTCACCCTGATCGAGGCCTACGAGCGCGCCCTGCGCGCGCCGGATCCGAAGGCGCTGATCCCGGAGATCGACGACATCCGCAACCGCTTCGACATCGACTTCATCAGCCGCGACCTGCCGCAGCTGATGGCCGAATCGCGCGAAGGCATCGAGCGGGTGACGCGCATCGTGCGCGACCTCAAGGACTTCTCCTACTCCGGCCGCGAGGAGTCGTGGAAGCTGGTGGACCTGCATTCCGGGCTCGAATCCACGATCAACATCATCTGGAACGAGCTCAAGTACAAGGTCACCCTGGACCGCCACTACGGCAACCTGCCGCTGGTCGAGTGCCTGCCGTCCGAGCTCAACCAGGTGTACATGAACCTGCTGCTCAACGCCGGCCAGGCGATCGGCGAGCGCGGCACCATCGTGGTCAGCACCGGCCAGGATGGCGAAGAGGTGTGGATCGAGTTCAAGGATTCCGGCGCCGGCATCCCGGCGGACCTGCTGCAGCGCATCTTCGACCCGTTCTTCACCACCAAGCCGGTCGGCAGCGGCACCGGCCTGGGCCTGTCGATCTCCTACGGCATCATCAACAAGCACCACGGCCGCATCGACGTGATCAGCAGCGTCGGCGAAGGCTCCAGCTTCCGCATCGTGATTCCGGTGAGGCAGCCGAAGTAG
- a CDS encoding flagellar hook capping FlgD N-terminal domain-containing protein has product MSTVSSDIYSSLGLTASSSTTTTSNKSSSLDQADFLKLMTEQLQHQDPLKPMDNSQMVSQMAQLSTVQGIGDLNKTVTALSDSMSTDQILRGAQLVGHKVLVPSATLPLDSEGGASGVVAAPSAGIVNLTVSDANGNAVKQISVSASKAGEVNFSWDGTNSAGARMPAGSYSVTATHTDSTGTNSSLSTYVQAPVESATIGSDGIYLDLTGLGTAPLANVLRVS; this is encoded by the coding sequence ATGAGCACCGTTTCCAGCGACATCTATTCCAGCCTCGGATTGACCGCCTCCAGCAGCACCACCACCACGTCCAACAAGTCGTCGTCGCTGGACCAGGCCGACTTCCTGAAGCTGATGACCGAGCAATTGCAGCACCAGGACCCGCTCAAGCCGATGGACAACAGCCAGATGGTCTCGCAGATGGCGCAGCTGTCCACCGTGCAGGGCATCGGCGACCTCAACAAGACCGTGACCGCGCTGTCCGATTCGATGAGCACCGACCAGATCCTGCGCGGCGCCCAGCTGGTCGGGCACAAGGTGCTGGTGCCGTCGGCGACGCTGCCGCTGGACAGCGAAGGCGGCGCCAGCGGCGTGGTCGCCGCGCCCAGCGCCGGCATCGTCAACCTCACCGTCAGCGACGCCAACGGCAACGCGGTCAAGCAGATCAGCGTCAGCGCCAGCAAGGCCGGCGAAGTCAATTTCAGCTGGGACGGCACCAACAGCGCCGGCGCGCGCATGCCGGCCGGCAGCTACAGCGTCACCGCCACGCACACCGACAGCACGGGCACCAACAGTTCGCTGTCCACCTACGTCCAAGCCCCGGTCGAGAGCGCCACCATCGGCTCGGACGGCATCTACCTCGACCTGACCGGGCTGGGTACCGCCCCGCTCGCCAACGTGCTCCGCGTCAGCTGA
- the flgE gene encoding flagellar hook protein FlgE, producing MGFNTSLSGIKAANSDLNVTANNIANVNTTGFKESRAEFADLFSATGYGLARNAIGAGVRVSNVAQQFSQGNVDPTGRNLDLAISGDGFFTLTNNGAKVYSRAGNFQTDENGYVVNPQGARLQVFPPAANGNGFAVGTLSDLQLLTTDSSPKQSETVNLMFTLPGNASVPTVTTFDPADANSYNHSTGGITVYDSLGVSHTQTSYFVKTANANEWQVHNYVDGTAVGTPSTIQFDGNGKLTTPADGRIALSTFTPSTGAGTLNLTLDISGSTQYGEAFALRDARQDGYASGKLNSISIDANGVVYARYSNNADKALGQVAMTNFVNPQGLSSLGDNVWAESSASGNARTGAPGTSDFGSVQSGALEASTVDLTEQLVNMIVAQRNFQANSQMISTQDQVTQTIINIR from the coding sequence ATGGGTTTCAATACTTCGCTGTCCGGTATCAAAGCGGCCAACTCCGACCTCAACGTCACCGCCAACAACATCGCCAACGTCAACACCACCGGCTTCAAGGAATCGCGCGCCGAGTTCGCCGACCTGTTCTCCGCCACCGGCTACGGCCTGGCGCGCAACGCGATCGGCGCCGGCGTGCGGGTCAGCAACGTCGCCCAGCAGTTCTCGCAGGGCAACGTCGACCCGACCGGGCGCAACCTGGACCTGGCGATCTCCGGCGACGGCTTCTTCACCCTGACCAACAACGGCGCCAAGGTGTACTCGCGCGCCGGCAACTTCCAGACCGACGAGAACGGCTACGTGGTCAACCCGCAGGGCGCCAGGCTGCAGGTGTTCCCGCCGGCGGCCAACGGCAACGGTTTCGCGGTCGGCACGCTGAGCGACCTGCAGCTGCTGACCACCGACAGCTCGCCCAAGCAGAGCGAGACGGTGAACCTGATGTTCACCCTGCCCGGCAATGCCAGCGTGCCGACCGTGACCACCTTCGATCCGGCCGACGCCAACAGCTACAACCATTCCACCGGCGGCATCACCGTCTACGATTCGCTGGGCGTCAGCCATACCCAGACCTCGTACTTCGTCAAGACCGCCAACGCCAACGAGTGGCAGGTGCACAACTACGTCGACGGCACCGCGGTCGGCACTCCGAGCACGATCCAGTTCGACGGCAACGGCAAGCTCACCACGCCCGCCGACGGCCGGATCGCGCTGAGCACCTTCACCCCCAGCACCGGCGCCGGCACCCTCAACCTGACCCTGGACATCAGCGGCTCGACCCAGTACGGCGAAGCGTTCGCATTGCGCGACGCGCGCCAGGACGGCTACGCCAGCGGCAAGCTCAACTCGATCAGCATCGACGCCAACGGCGTGGTCTACGCGCGCTACTCGAACAACGCCGACAAGGCGCTGGGCCAGGTGGCGATGACCAACTTCGTCAATCCGCAGGGACTGAGCTCGCTCGGCGACAACGTGTGGGCGGAAAGCTCGGCCTCGGGCAACGCGCGCACCGGTGCGCCGGGGACCTCGGACTTCGGCAGCGTCCAGTCCGGCGCGCTCGAAGCCTCGACCGTGGACCTGACCGAACAGCTGGTCAACATGATCGTCGCGCAGCGCAACTTCCAGGCCAACTCGCAGATGATCTCCACCCAGGATCAGGTCACGCAGACCATCATCAATATCCGTTGA
- a CDS encoding chemotaxis protein, with product MSHDLLNRIDQRTRLAGHNRLALLLFRLGGRQLFGVNVFKVQEVLRRPELFQVPGLPLQFSGVADVRGRSVPVLDLGLAIGHPERETQADKAPGYLVVTEFNRSVQGFLVSGVERIVNIAVEDIHPPPELGAESSYLTAVTRFQGELIQVIDVESVLADIAQNRTEAQIDPSLALTGAQLQVLVVDDSRVARQQIRSVLDQLGVGATLLSDGRQALDHLLQIHAGGENPADRYAMVISDIEMPAMDGYTLTTEIRRHPGLAGLYVLLHTSLSGVFNNAMVERVGANAFVAKYSPHELADYVLARLRVVAEAQAA from the coding sequence ATGTCTCATGACCTGCTCAACCGAATCGACCAGCGCACCCGCTTGGCGGGCCACAACCGGCTTGCCCTGCTGCTGTTCCGGCTGGGCGGCCGTCAGCTTTTTGGCGTGAACGTCTTCAAGGTGCAGGAAGTGCTGCGCCGGCCGGAGCTGTTCCAGGTGCCGGGGCTGCCACTGCAATTCTCCGGGGTCGCCGATGTCCGCGGCCGTTCGGTGCCGGTGCTCGACCTGGGCCTGGCGATCGGCCACCCGGAGCGCGAGACGCAGGCCGACAAGGCGCCCGGCTACCTGGTGGTCACCGAGTTCAACCGCTCGGTGCAGGGCTTCCTGGTCAGCGGCGTGGAGCGCATCGTCAACATCGCGGTGGAAGACATCCACCCGCCGCCGGAACTGGGCGCCGAGTCCAGCTACCTGACCGCGGTGACCCGCTTCCAGGGCGAGCTGATCCAGGTGATCGACGTGGAAAGCGTGCTCGCCGACATCGCCCAGAACCGCACCGAGGCGCAGATCGACCCGTCGCTGGCGCTGACCGGCGCGCAGCTGCAGGTGCTGGTGGTGGACGACTCGCGCGTGGCGCGGCAGCAGATCCGCAGCGTGCTCGACCAGCTCGGGGTCGGCGCCACCCTGCTGTCCGACGGCCGCCAGGCCTTGGACCACCTCTTGCAGATCCATGCCGGCGGCGAGAATCCGGCCGACCGCTACGCGATGGTGATCTCCGATATCGAGATGCCGGCGATGGACGGCTATACGCTGACGACGGAAATCCGGCGCCACCCCGGCCTGGCCGGCCTGTACGTGCTGCTGCACACCTCGCTGTCGGGCGTGTTCAACAACGCCATGGTCGAGCGCGTCGGCGCCAACGCCTTCGTCGCCAAGTACAGCCCGCACGAGCTGGCCGACTACGTGCTGGCGCGGCTGCGGGTGGTGGCCGAGGCCCAGGCGGCCTAG
- a CDS encoding EAL domain-containing protein, giving the protein MWNPAAPVPLDDELPSRLGAGHPALTGMIAEALAGGPGVMLLHIDIDHFASINENMSAEVGDHALALLAQRLQAHLRGRGLLWRHGSDELVMAVPRTADVPPPEAFAEEIRQQIELPLSVLPYTLFMTGKIGVSLCPEHSTRLSTLLDYAEDAVYQAAREGGNMVRLYAADGPPSAHSESIISRQIVDAIPNGELRLRYQPMVSARDGRVVGMESLLRWQSPTLGILVPERFMRTAERLGVIVQIGTWVMEGALRQARLWRDQGFDDFTIAVNVSTLQLLRPTFFNEVMSALQAAGVPPQMMVLEINESALTNNVNFVHETLANLCREGISLSLDNFGTGDSSLSALVRYPVDKLKIDRSFIKSAPAGNREAAIARAIIAMGHQLGMVVIANGVESQAQLGFLRRNDCDIFQGYLFGEPMSAEAAGMALRRRYLRPESFTETRPDRTLLLLDDEENVLRSLVRLFRRDGYRILAAGNVRDAFDLLATNDVQVILSDQRMSDMSGTEFLGRVKMLYPDTIRLVLSGYTDLATVTDAINRGAIYRFLTKPWNDDELREHIRQAFRTHDEQRRDAGP; this is encoded by the coding sequence ATGTGGAATCCCGCTGCCCCCGTGCCGCTAGACGACGAACTCCCGTCGCGCCTGGGCGCTGGCCACCCGGCGCTGACCGGCATGATCGCCGAGGCATTGGCCGGCGGGCCTGGGGTGATGCTGCTGCACATCGACATCGACCACTTCGCCTCGATCAACGAGAACATGAGCGCGGAAGTGGGCGATCACGCGCTGGCGCTGCTCGCGCAACGGCTGCAGGCGCACCTGCGCGGGCGCGGCCTGCTGTGGCGCCACGGCAGCGACGAGCTGGTCATGGCGGTGCCGCGCACCGCCGACGTGCCGCCGCCGGAAGCCTTCGCCGAGGAGATCCGGCAGCAGATCGAATTGCCGCTGTCGGTGCTGCCGTACACCTTGTTCATGACCGGCAAGATCGGCGTGAGCCTGTGCCCGGAACACTCCACGCGGCTGTCCACGCTGCTCGACTACGCCGAGGACGCGGTCTACCAGGCCGCGCGCGAAGGCGGCAACATGGTGCGCCTGTACGCGGCCGACGGCCCGCCCAGCGCGCACAGCGAGAGCATCATCTCGCGGCAGATCGTCGACGCGATCCCCAACGGCGAGCTGCGCCTGCGCTACCAGCCGATGGTCAGCGCCCGCGACGGCCGCGTGGTCGGCATGGAATCGCTGCTGCGCTGGCAGTCGCCGACGCTGGGCATCCTGGTGCCGGAGCGGTTCATGCGCACCGCCGAACGCCTGGGCGTGATCGTGCAGATCGGCACCTGGGTGATGGAGGGCGCGCTGCGCCAGGCGCGGCTGTGGCGCGACCAGGGCTTCGACGACTTCACCATCGCGGTCAACGTCTCCACCCTGCAGCTGCTGCGCCCGACCTTCTTCAACGAAGTGATGTCGGCGCTGCAGGCCGCCGGCGTGCCGCCGCAGATGATGGTGCTGGAGATCAACGAGAGCGCGCTGACCAACAACGTCAACTTCGTCCACGAGACCCTGGCCAACCTGTGCCGCGAAGGCATCAGCCTGAGCCTGGACAACTTCGGCACCGGCGATTCCAGCCTCAGCGCGCTGGTGCGCTATCCGGTGGACAAGCTGAAGATCGACCGCAGCTTCATCAAGAGCGCGCCGGCCGGCAACCGCGAGGCGGCGATCGCGCGCGCCATCATCGCCATGGGCCACCAGCTGGGCATGGTGGTGATCGCCAACGGCGTGGAGTCGCAGGCGCAGCTGGGCTTCCTGCGCCGCAACGACTGCGACATCTTCCAGGGCTATCTGTTCGGCGAGCCGATGTCGGCCGAGGCCGCGGGCATGGCGCTGCGGCGCCGCTACCTGCGCCCGGAGTCGTTCACCGAGACCCGCCCGGACCGCACCCTGCTGCTGCTCGACGACGAGGAGAACGTGCTGCGCTCGCTGGTGCGCCTGTTCCGCCGCGACGGCTACCGCATCCTCGCCGCCGGCAACGTGCGCGACGCCTTCGACCTGCTCGCCACCAACGACGTGCAGGTGATCCTGTCCGACCAGCGCATGTCCGACATGAGCGGCACCGAGTTCCTGGGCCGGGTGAAGATGCTCTACCCCGACACCATCCGCCTGGTGCTGTCCGGCTACACCGACCTGGCCACGGTCACCGACGCGATCAACCGCGGCGCGATCTACCGCTTCCTGACCAAGCCCTGGAACGACGACGAACTGCGCGAGCACATCCGCCAGGCCTTCCGCACGCACGACGAACAGCGGCGGGATGCGGGGCCCTGA
- the flgA gene encoding flagellar basal body P-ring formation chaperone FlgA has protein sequence MRLILLVVLLAATPAWAAEFQSVDSIRAAALATLGADADAEATLDPSVRVPLCPAPLQAQPTGTTTVEVSCPLEAGWRLFVPMKIRRLQNVLVLGRGLAAGETVGAADMVVEKRDAARIVGAAMTDPAAAIGRVVRRTLPAGTLLSANDLVAQRLVRRGDNVALVARNGALEVRMAGRALSDGGENERVTVENLSSRRVVQGTVSQNGDVFVTR, from the coding sequence ATGCGCCTGATCCTGTTAGTGGTCCTGCTGGCGGCGACGCCGGCCTGGGCCGCGGAATTCCAATCGGTGGACTCGATCCGCGCCGCGGCGCTGGCCACCCTGGGAGCCGACGCCGATGCCGAAGCGACCCTGGACCCGTCGGTGCGCGTGCCGTTGTGCCCGGCGCCGCTGCAGGCGCAGCCCACCGGCACCACCACGGTGGAGGTGAGCTGCCCGCTCGAGGCCGGCTGGCGCCTGTTCGTGCCGATGAAGATCCGGCGCCTGCAGAACGTGCTGGTGCTGGGCCGCGGCCTGGCCGCTGGAGAAACCGTCGGCGCGGCCGATATGGTCGTCGAAAAGCGCGATGCGGCGCGGATCGTCGGTGCGGCGATGACCGATCCGGCGGCGGCGATCGGCCGGGTGGTGCGGCGCACGCTGCCGGCCGGCACGCTGCTGTCGGCCAACGATCTGGTGGCGCAGCGGCTGGTGCGGCGCGGCGACAATGTGGCGCTGGTGGCGCGCAACGGGGCGCTGGAAGTACGCATGGCCGGCCGCGCCCTCAGCGATGGCGGCGAGAACGAGCGGGTGACCGTCGAAAACCTGTCGTCCCGGCGCGTCGTTCAGGGAACTGTGTCACAAAATGGCGACGTTTTTGTGACGCGTTGA
- the flgB gene encoding flagellar basal body rod protein FlgB — MPNPIASFLGVHADALPLREQRMKLIASNLSNVDTPGYKAQDLDFDAAMRAAQGQRDGSQLQVTDSRHIAVGGSTGLNPFQVTREANQPSLDGNTVDADTERAAYGRAALEYRASLSFVESKVRSMLTAITGQ, encoded by the coding sequence ATGCCCAATCCGATTGCATCCTTCCTAGGTGTCCACGCCGACGCCCTGCCGCTGCGCGAGCAACGGATGAAGCTGATCGCCAGCAACCTGAGCAACGTCGACACCCCCGGCTACAAGGCCCAGGACCTGGATTTCGACGCGGCGATGCGCGCCGCGCAGGGCCAGCGCGACGGCAGCCAGCTGCAGGTCACCGACAGCCGCCACATCGCGGTCGGCGGCAGCACCGGCCTGAATCCGTTCCAGGTTACCCGCGAGGCCAACCAGCCCAGCCTCGACGGCAATACCGTCGATGCGGACACCGAGCGCGCCGCCTACGGCCGCGCCGCGCTGGAGTACCGCGCCTCGCTGAGCTTCGTCGAATCCAAGGTGCGCAGCATGCTCACCGCGATCACAGGCCAATAA
- a CDS encoding flagellar protein FlgN translates to MNTTVTNPLQQLSDALAGERQALLDHNVEGLMRATSDKLAALRALEADVPAGAEAESLLRELADANRANGALLSRRRREVNWALRHLGRSESASSYDANGQSSTLRMSRPLAIA, encoded by the coding sequence ATGAACACGACCGTGACCAACCCCTTGCAGCAGCTCAGCGACGCACTCGCCGGCGAACGGCAGGCCTTGTTGGATCACAACGTGGAAGGGCTGATGCGGGCGACCAGCGACAAGCTGGCCGCGCTGCGGGCGCTGGAGGCCGACGTGCCGGCCGGTGCCGAGGCCGAATCGCTGTTGCGCGAGCTGGCCGACGCCAACCGCGCCAACGGCGCGTTGCTGTCGCGGCGGCGGCGCGAGGTCAACTGGGCGCTGCGCCACCTGGGCCGCAGCGAAAGCGCCTCGTCCTACGATGCCAACGGCCAGTCCAGCACGTTGCGGATGAGCCGCCCGCTGGCGATCGCCTGA
- the flgC gene encoding flagellar basal body rod protein FlgC produces the protein MSNLPIFDVAGSALQAQSVRLSTIASNLANADSVAGSAEAAYKPIEPIFQAVRNPHDSSLTAVNVKEITQSKDPPIKRYEPGHPLADADGYIYSPDVDPVSQMVNLISASRNYQAGVEVLNTAKELALATLSMGR, from the coding sequence ATGAGCAATCTGCCGATCTTCGATGTCGCCGGCTCCGCGCTGCAGGCGCAGTCGGTGCGCCTGAGCACCATCGCCAGCAACCTGGCCAACGCCGATTCGGTGGCCGGGTCGGCCGAGGCCGCCTACAAGCCGATCGAGCCGATCTTCCAGGCGGTGCGCAACCCGCACGACAGCAGCCTGACCGCGGTCAACGTCAAGGAAATCACCCAGAGCAAGGATCCGCCGATCAAGCGCTACGAGCCCGGCCATCCGCTCGCCGATGCCGACGGCTACATCTACTCGCCGGACGTGGACCCGGTGTCGCAGATGGTCAACCTGATCTCCGCCTCGCGCAATTACCAGGCAGGCGTGGAAGTCCTCAACACCGCCAAGGAACTGGCGTTGGCCACCTTGTCCATGGGCCGCTAA
- the flgM gene encoding flagellar biosynthesis anti-sigma factor FlgM, protein MSQKIEGNSPTQATLRTSTVNTKAASAASEDGKNSTVSATAAADSLRLTGEASGLQTLQRQLSAAPAVDSNRVESVRSALQGGSYKINPDVVASRMLDLDQQLSA, encoded by the coding sequence ATGAGCCAGAAAATTGAAGGGAATTCGCCGACCCAGGCCACCCTTCGTACTTCGACTGTCAATACCAAGGCCGCGTCCGCCGCGTCCGAGGATGGCAAGAACAGTACGGTGAGCGCCACGGCGGCCGCCGACAGCCTGCGCCTGACCGGCGAGGCGTCCGGCCTGCAGACCCTGCAGCGCCAGCTGTCGGCTGCGCCGGCGGTGGACAGCAATCGCGTCGAGTCGGTGCGCAGCGCGTTGCAGGGCGGCAGCTACAAGATCAATCCGGACGTCGTCGCCAGCCGCATGCTCGATCTGGACCAGCAGCTCAGCGCATGA